A single genomic interval of Koleobacter methoxysyntrophicus harbors:
- the holB gene encoding DNA polymerase III subunit delta': MSFDRIIGQEGAKKILINSLKRERTAHAYIFTGPDGVGKFLTARILAEALNCTEEDKPCGICRSCRKIQKGVHPDVKVIDVEGASIKINQMRELRRDMFVRPYEGRKKIYIIRQAEKMTPEASNSLLKTLEEPPEYGVIILVTVNHHMLLPTIRSRGQVIPFYPLSQKDMEEFLVKNLRKGKEEVRFLAAFSGGRPGEALKLADDEEFVQLRNLTFEIIAGLNKNNNEKGMFLLIDRLPNKKERIQEFLDIVTLWYRDLMIIKTGKKDTIIVNADLEEELNEQVQYLSIDRIFKILEIIQRLKKDIESNANLYLILEVMFSKILGVYRDDVYSCRSQVQKGG, from the coding sequence ATGTCTTTTGACCGAATTATAGGCCAGGAAGGGGCTAAAAAGATTCTCATCAATTCCCTAAAAAGGGAAAGAACCGCCCATGCGTATATATTTACAGGGCCTGACGGGGTTGGCAAATTCCTTACGGCCCGAATCTTAGCGGAGGCATTAAACTGCACGGAGGAGGACAAACCGTGCGGGATATGCAGGTCGTGCAGGAAAATACAAAAGGGAGTGCACCCCGATGTTAAGGTGATAGATGTCGAAGGGGCTTCGATAAAGATTAACCAGATGAGAGAACTCCGACGCGATATGTTTGTGAGACCCTATGAGGGCAGGAAAAAGATATATATTATAAGGCAGGCAGAGAAAATGACTCCGGAAGCTTCGAACAGCCTTCTTAAAACCCTGGAGGAACCGCCCGAATACGGTGTCATAATTTTAGTAACGGTAAATCACCATATGCTCTTGCCGACGATAAGGTCCCGCGGCCAGGTGATACCCTTTTATCCTCTATCTCAAAAGGATATGGAAGAATTTTTGGTTAAAAACCTGAGAAAAGGCAAAGAAGAGGTCAGATTCTTAGCGGCATTTTCCGGAGGCAGGCCCGGAGAAGCCCTAAAACTTGCGGATGATGAGGAATTTGTACAGCTGAGGAATCTGACCTTTGAAATCATTGCCGGGCTGAATAAAAACAATAATGAAAAAGGTATGTTCCTGCTTATCGATAGGCTGCCGAATAAAAAAGAGAGGATTCAAGAATTTCTGGATATTGTTACCCTTTGGTACAGGGATTTAATGATAATAAAAACCGGTAAAAAAGATACAATAATAGTAAATGCCGATTTAGAAGAAGAACTTAACGAGCAGGTGCAATATCTTTCTATTGACCGGATTTTTAAAATCCTTGAAATAATCCAAAGGCTCAAAAAGGATATAGAGTCAAATGCTAATTTATATTTAATCCTTGAAGTAATGTTTTCAAAGATACTGGGGGTGTACAGAGATGATGTATACAGTTGTAGGAGTCAGGTTCAAAAAGGCGGGTAA
- a CDS encoding thiamine pyrophosphate-dependent enzyme, producing the protein MANLKELSKKEEILTGGHRLCAGCGHGIATRMILNAVDDPVVVGCATGCLEVATTIYPYTAWRCSFIHNAFENAAATISGVEAAYRSLKKQGKLKENFKFIAFGGDGGTYDIGFQSLSGAMERGHNMVYVCLDNGAYMNTGIQRSSATPRGADTTTSPAGTVIPGKQQFRKDLAAIMADHHIPYVAQASPNNWKDLYNKAKKAFEVDGPAFINVMAPCPRGWRYNTPDIADIMRLAYETRYWPLFEVENGRWKLNYKPKKYVPVEEWLKLQGRFRHLFNPENRHIIDEIQAEVDRRWDMLLERCGEKKE; encoded by the coding sequence GTGGCGAATTTAAAAGAGTTATCTAAAAAGGAAGAGATCCTAACAGGCGGGCACAGGCTGTGTGCCGGGTGCGGTCACGGGATAGCCACCCGTATGATCCTCAATGCTGTTGACGATCCGGTAGTAGTAGGGTGTGCAACGGGGTGTCTTGAAGTGGCAACCACTATATATCCCTATACGGCCTGGAGATGTTCCTTTATTCATAATGCCTTTGAAAATGCAGCCGCAACCATAAGCGGTGTGGAAGCTGCTTATAGGTCTCTAAAGAAACAGGGTAAATTAAAAGAGAACTTTAAGTTTATTGCCTTCGGCGGTGATGGCGGAACCTATGATATAGGATTTCAGTCACTTTCAGGGGCTATGGAGAGAGGGCACAATATGGTGTATGTATGTCTTGACAACGGGGCTTACATGAATACCGGCATCCAGAGGTCGAGTGCTACTCCAAGGGGTGCTGATACCACAACAAGCCCTGCGGGAACCGTCATCCCCGGCAAGCAGCAGTTTAGAAAAGACCTGGCAGCTATAATGGCGGACCATCATATACCCTATGTGGCCCAAGCTTCACCGAATAACTGGAAGGATCTTTATAATAAAGCTAAAAAGGCCTTTGAAGTTGATGGGCCTGCCTTCATTAATGTAATGGCACCGTGCCCGAGGGGCTGGAGGTATAATACCCCCGATATAGCAGACATTATGAGATTGGCATATGAGACCCGTTACTGGCCCCTCTTTGAGGTGGAAAACGGCAGATGGAAATTGAACTATAAGCCTAAGAAATACGTTCCCGTAGAAGAGTGGCTCAAACTGCAGGGGCGCTTCAGACACCTGTTTAACCCGGAAAACAGACACATTATAGATGAAATTCAGGCAGAAGTAGACAGGCGCTGGGATATGCTCCTTGAGCGCTGCGGGGAGAAAAAGGAATAG
- the porA gene encoding hypothetical protein, with protein sequence MNKRVALTGNEAVAQAMKQINPDVVAAYPITPQTEIVQFFSSFVANGQVDTEFVTVESEHSAMSATVGAAAAGARAMTATSANGLALMWEVLYIAASNRLPIVMPVVNRALSAPINIHCDHSDSMGARDSGWIQLYSENAQEAYDNMIQAVKIAENPKVLLPVMVTMDGFIISHALENLEIIDDESVKNFIGTYKPDHYLLNAENPITMGPLDLYDFYFEHKRQQAEAMKNAKDVILEVAGEFKKLTGREYGFFEAYKLDDAEIAVIILNSAAGTAKDVVDELRAQGKKAGLLKLRVFRPFPYEEIAAAVKNVKALAVMDRAETFSNFGGPVFAPVRSALFDMKNDIKVVNYIYGLGGRDVVPEDVARVYADLEKIKETGKYDNLITYLGVRE encoded by the coding sequence ATGAATAAAAGAGTAGCTTTAACGGGGAACGAAGCTGTAGCACAAGCCATGAAACAGATCAACCCCGATGTAGTTGCTGCATATCCCATAACACCACAGACGGAAATCGTTCAGTTTTTTTCATCTTTTGTTGCCAACGGCCAGGTTGATACCGAATTTGTTACCGTTGAAAGCGAACACAGTGCAATGAGCGCAACGGTAGGTGCAGCCGCTGCTGGGGCCAGGGCTATGACGGCTACTTCCGCTAACGGCCTTGCCCTTATGTGGGAGGTATTATATATTGCGGCATCAAACAGGCTGCCCATAGTGATGCCTGTTGTCAACAGGGCATTGAGTGCACCTATAAATATCCACTGTGATCACAGTGATTCTATGGGCGCCCGGGACTCCGGCTGGATACAGCTGTATTCTGAAAATGCCCAGGAAGCCTATGACAACATGATCCAGGCTGTTAAAATTGCCGAGAATCCGAAGGTACTCCTGCCCGTTATGGTGACTATGGACGGCTTTATTATAAGCCATGCCCTGGAAAATCTGGAGATCATCGATGATGAGTCGGTTAAAAACTTTATCGGCACGTATAAACCGGACCATTACCTGCTGAATGCTGAAAATCCCATCACTATGGGGCCCCTTGACCTCTACGATTTCTATTTTGAACACAAGAGACAGCAGGCAGAAGCCATGAAAAATGCAAAAGATGTAATACTTGAGGTGGCCGGGGAGTTCAAAAAATTAACCGGCAGGGAATACGGATTCTTTGAGGCATATAAGCTGGATGATGCGGAGATTGCCGTTATCATATTAAATTCGGCTGCAGGAACTGCCAAAGATGTAGTGGATGAGCTGAGAGCACAGGGCAAAAAGGCCGGGTTGCTGAAACTCAGGGTATTCAGGCCGTTCCCCTATGAAGAGATTGCAGCAGCCGTTAAGAATGTGAAGGCCCTTGCAGTAATGGACAGGGCTGAAACCTTCTCGAATTTCGGCGGGCCCGTATTTGCGCCTGTAAGGTCCGCACTGTTTGATATGAAGAACGATATTAAAGTTGTTAACTATATTTACGGCCTGGGTGGAAGGGATGTAGTTCCCGAAGATGTTGCCAGGGTTTATGCAGATCTGGAGAAGATAAAGGAAACAGGTAAGTACGACAATCTCATTACTTACCTTGGAGTAAGGGAATAG
- a CDS encoding cyclic-di-AMP receptor has product MKLIIAVIQDKDAPKLIEELMENNFGVTKMASTGGFLKSGNTTLMIGVEDEKVDDVISIIDKKCKSRKQVVAPLPLGGPGDSYVPYPIEVNVGGATIFVLNVERFEKI; this is encoded by the coding sequence ATGAAACTGATAATTGCAGTAATTCAGGATAAGGATGCCCCTAAGCTCATAGAGGAATTAATGGAAAACAATTTTGGGGTTACCAAAATGGCAAGCACGGGCGGTTTCCTCAAAAGCGGAAACACAACCCTTATGATAGGGGTTGAGGATGAAAAGGTTGATGATGTAATCTCTATTATAGATAAAAAGTGCAAGTCGAGGAAACAGGTTGTCGCCCCCCTGCCTTTAGGTGGCCCGGGAGATTCGTATGTCCCTTATCCTATTGAGGTAAATGTAGGAGGGGCGACCATATTTGTGCTGAATGTAGAGCGTTTTGAGAAAATTTAG
- a CDS encoding aminotransferase class I/II-fold pyridoxal phosphate-dependent enzyme has translation MERITGQNRVPLVEGLLKYIKGKPVAFHTPGHKGNPALAGLLEGLSDSRIFEMDLTEIPGLDDLHNPAGIIEESQRLLAEAYGADRSFFLVNGSTCGIEALIMAVCSPGDRVIVPRNAHKSVLGGLILSGAVPVYINPYVDEYWGIPLGIRPEDVEETLRCYGDIEAVLLVNPTYHGICGDLKAAVRLAVKFNIPLLVDEAHGPHLKFSRRLPTDALEAGSSGCVQSPHKMLGSLTQSSWLHIKGSRINIDRLKGALQILQSSSPSYILMASLDAARYCMVHDGKKMLDGVVDLAQEACERINTIPGARCLGQEVVGEKGVTERDPTKLVITCREAGIPGTLLGDILRRDYKIQPEYSDFYNITLFVTIGNKENDLTRLVYSLEGIIKRYSARKPLSENLNSSLHTVYGADIPRQVMSPREAYFAPKRKVGLRDSIGYISGEMVAPYPPGIPLLCPGEEITGEIVDKIRILKEMGTAFHGPGDPDLKYISVIA, from the coding sequence ATGGAACGAATAACCGGTCAGAACAGGGTGCCCCTTGTAGAGGGATTGCTGAAATATATAAAGGGCAAACCGGTCGCATTTCATACACCGGGGCATAAAGGTAATCCGGCATTGGCCGGTCTGCTTGAAGGGCTATCCGATAGCCGAATTTTTGAAATGGACCTTACGGAAATCCCGGGCCTCGATGATCTGCATAATCCTGCGGGAATTATAGAGGAATCTCAGAGACTGTTGGCCGAAGCCTATGGAGCTGACCGCTCCTTCTTTCTTGTTAACGGGTCTACCTGCGGGATTGAGGCATTGATAATGGCTGTGTGTTCCCCCGGTGACAGGGTCATAGTCCCGAGAAATGCCCACAAATCCGTGCTGGGCGGGCTTATTTTAAGCGGGGCAGTTCCCGTATATATAAACCCTTATGTAGACGAATATTGGGGCATACCCCTGGGTATCAGGCCGGAAGATGTAGAAGAAACCTTGAGATGTTACGGTGATATAGAGGCAGTCCTGCTGGTTAACCCTACGTATCACGGAATATGCGGCGATTTGAAGGCTGCAGTCCGACTGGCCGTAAAGTTTAATATTCCCCTGCTGGTAGATGAGGCCCATGGACCCCATCTGAAATTCAGCCGGAGGCTGCCGACAGATGCCCTTGAAGCCGGCAGCTCCGGATGTGTTCAGAGTCCCCATAAGATGCTGGGTTCCCTTACCCAGAGCAGCTGGCTTCATATAAAGGGCAGCAGAATAAATATTGACAGGCTAAAAGGGGCATTACAGATACTTCAGAGCAGCAGCCCCTCCTATATCCTGATGGCTTCCCTGGATGCCGCCAGATACTGTATGGTTCATGATGGGAAAAAGATGCTGGATGGGGTTGTTGACCTTGCCCAAGAAGCCTGTGAGAGAATAAACACTATTCCGGGAGCCAGATGTCTGGGCCAGGAGGTGGTAGGAGAAAAAGGAGTTACTGAGCGGGACCCTACCAAACTGGTAATTACATGCAGGGAGGCGGGGATTCCGGGGACCCTTTTGGGAGATATTTTAAGACGGGATTACAAAATTCAGCCTGAATATTCTGATTTCTACAATATAACCCTTTTTGTAACTATAGGGAACAAGGAGAATGACTTGACCCGACTGGTCTATTCGCTGGAAGGCATTATAAAAAGGTATTCCGCCCGGAAACCCCTGAGTGAAAATTTAAACAGCTCCCTGCATACTGTATATGGTGCGGATATACCCCGCCAGGTAATGAGCCCGAGAGAGGCCTATTTTGCCCCTAAAAGGAAGGTGGGGCTTAGGGACAGCATCGGGTACATTAGCGGGGAAATGGTTGCTCCTTACCCTCCGGGAATTCCCCTTCTGTGTCCCGGAGAGGAGATAACCGGAGAAATAGTGGATAAGATAAGAATATTAAAGGAAATGGGAACGGCTTTCCACGGCCCGGGTGACCCTGACCTTAAATATATCAGCGTCATAGCCTAA
- a CDS encoding S66 peptidase family protein produces the protein MRIKPKPLKKGDKIGIIAPAGPAPEEKLKKGIKVLEDMGFSIVLGRSVFQKRGYLAGNDELRLEDIHRMFLNTEIKGIICMRGGYGTPRLLERIDYNLISKNPKAFIGYSDITALHLAFVQKANMVTFHGPMVTSDLAADDFNEYTARWLIKALMGKEPLGKLENPEGELPVKSIVPGKVCGEIIGGNLSLIASTIGTPFEIDTRNKILMIEEIGEEPYRIDRMLTQLKLAGKLDDALGFVIGECIGCGASDPENSLDLEEVIDDIIVPLNKPSIAGLKCGHGRYKLTLPLGIKAELDAAKAEISIIETAFS, from the coding sequence TTGAGAATAAAACCAAAACCGTTAAAAAAAGGCGATAAAATCGGAATAATTGCCCCGGCCGGCCCTGCACCTGAAGAAAAGCTGAAAAAAGGGATCAAGGTCCTGGAAGATATGGGCTTTAGCATAGTTTTGGGCCGGTCCGTGTTTCAAAAACGGGGCTATCTGGCAGGGAACGACGAACTCCGGCTTGAAGATATTCACCGGATGTTCCTTAATACCGAAATTAAAGGTATAATATGTATGAGGGGCGGTTACGGCACACCCAGACTGCTTGAAAGGATTGATTACAACCTGATTTCTAAAAACCCGAAAGCCTTTATCGGCTACAGTGATATTACCGCCCTGCATTTAGCCTTTGTGCAAAAGGCTAATATGGTAACCTTCCACGGCCCTATGGTTACTTCGGACCTGGCAGCCGATGATTTTAATGAATATACTGCGCGGTGGCTTATTAAGGCTCTAATGGGAAAAGAACCTTTAGGGAAGCTGGAAAACCCTGAGGGAGAGCTGCCTGTAAAAAGCATCGTTCCGGGGAAGGTTTGCGGTGAGATAATAGGGGGCAATCTTTCACTGATAGCATCGACTATAGGTACGCCTTTTGAAATCGATACCAGAAACAAGATACTCATGATAGAGGAAATAGGAGAGGAACCCTACAGAATCGACAGGATGCTCACACAGCTTAAACTGGCGGGGAAATTGGACGACGCCCTGGGTTTCGTTATAGGGGAATGTATAGGCTGCGGGGCATCTGATCCCGAGAACAGCCTTGACCTGGAAGAGGTAATTGATGATATTATAGTTCCTCTAAACAAGCCATCGATAGCAGGGTTAAAATGCGGGCACGGCAGGTATAAATTAACCCTGCCCTTAGGAATAAAGGCAGAACTGGATGCTGCAAAAGCTGAAATTTCTATTATAGAAACAGCATTCTCGTAA
- a CDS encoding DUF3870 domain-containing protein: MYPKNTVYIIGNAQSQQKNPITHIYNMFFIGLVVDRETGYIVDAGASGTIPITSEFIKSIFVGKNIEKDGDEIASEVETRYFGSSQKAIMVAFKDAQKKYFQIKKGDKVDI, from the coding sequence GTGTACCCCAAAAATACGGTTTATATTATCGGAAATGCCCAATCCCAGCAAAAAAATCCCATAACCCATATATATAATATGTTTTTCATCGGTCTTGTGGTTGACAGGGAGACGGGATATATAGTAGATGCGGGGGCTTCCGGCACAATACCGATTACATCCGAATTCATTAAATCGATTTTTGTAGGTAAAAATATAGAGAAGGATGGAGATGAAATAGCTTCCGAAGTGGAGACCCGGTATTTCGGTTCTTCCCAGAAGGCAATAATGGTAGCCTTTAAGGATGCCCAAAAGAAATACTTTCAAATAAAAAAAGGGGATAAGGTGGATATATAA
- a CDS encoding N-acyl-D-amino-acid deacylase family protein: MYDILIKNGRVIDGSGTPWFYGDIAVSGGKIVKISRPIRETAWRIIDVRGNIVCPGFIDIHSHSDLALLVNPLAESKVRQGVTLEVGGNCGHSPAPVTDRWEEDLKRELKINYGLKLQWRGFGEFLDIIQTRGISVNYASLVGHEAVRKCVLGYRNTRPSAEDLHKMGDMVSNAMKQGAFGISTGLIYPPGSYADTDEIIFLAGIAGNCGGYYATHMRDEGDHLLEAVKEAVLIGERAGIPVQISHHKAVGKPNWGKVKDSLALMEEARERGIDVTCDQYPYTAASTNLSSIIPDRFHDGGSGELIRKLKDPQIRKELKKEITREQLNKGGWAVIFISSVGCSKNKWLEGKNLEEIGKALSKDPCDAALELIIEEKDRVEMIRFGMDEGDIRCVMKHRLTMIGSDGSARANYGVLGTGKPHPRSYGTFARVLGRYVREEKVLTLEEAVKKMTGLPAWRLGIKDRGLLKEGNWADITVFDPGKIEDTATYFEPHRYARGILYVIVNGRLVIDEGEHTGELSGMVLRKNQKRVQII; this comes from the coding sequence ATGTACGATATTTTAATAAAAAACGGCAGGGTCATAGATGGTTCGGGGACCCCGTGGTTTTACGGTGATATTGCTGTCAGCGGCGGAAAGATTGTTAAAATATCGAGGCCAATCAGGGAAACGGCATGGCGTATTATTGATGTCCGGGGGAATATAGTCTGCCCCGGATTTATTGATATACATTCCCATTCAGACCTTGCACTTTTGGTAAATCCTTTGGCGGAAAGCAAGGTGCGCCAGGGGGTAACCCTTGAGGTTGGAGGAAACTGCGGTCATTCTCCGGCACCCGTTACGGATAGATGGGAGGAAGATTTAAAAAGAGAGCTTAAGATAAATTACGGGCTTAAACTTCAATGGCGGGGTTTTGGGGAATTCCTTGATATTATACAAACACGGGGTATTTCAGTTAATTATGCGAGCCTTGTAGGCCACGAGGCTGTAAGGAAGTGTGTGTTGGGATATCGGAATACAAGGCCTTCAGCCGAAGACCTGCATAAAATGGGGGATATGGTATCGAATGCTATGAAACAGGGGGCCTTCGGCATATCCACAGGTTTAATATATCCCCCCGGTTCCTATGCAGATACCGATGAAATCATATTTCTTGCCGGGATTGCAGGAAACTGCGGTGGGTATTATGCAACTCATATGAGGGATGAAGGGGATCACCTCCTTGAAGCGGTTAAAGAGGCTGTTTTAATAGGAGAGCGGGCGGGAATTCCCGTGCAGATTTCCCACCATAAGGCTGTGGGAAAGCCCAACTGGGGTAAGGTAAAGGATTCGCTGGCACTGATGGAAGAAGCCAGGGAACGGGGGATAGATGTAACGTGTGATCAGTATCCCTATACTGCTGCTTCAACAAATCTGTCTTCAATAATACCCGACAGGTTTCATGATGGAGGGTCGGGAGAGCTGATTAGAAAGCTAAAAGATCCCCAAATACGAAAGGAACTAAAAAAAGAAATAACCAGAGAGCAGCTTAATAAAGGCGGCTGGGCCGTTATATTTATATCTTCTGTAGGGTGCAGTAAGAATAAATGGCTGGAAGGCAAGAACCTGGAGGAAATCGGGAAAGCCCTGTCAAAGGACCCCTGTGATGCTGCCCTTGAGCTGATTATAGAAGAAAAGGACAGGGTTGAAATGATCCGTTTCGGAATGGATGAAGGGGATATCCGCTGTGTAATGAAGCACAGGCTGACTATGATCGGCTCCGATGGAAGCGCCCGGGCAAATTACGGGGTCCTCGGAACGGGAAAACCCCATCCAAGAAGCTACGGGACCTTTGCCAGGGTGTTGGGCAGATATGTTAGGGAGGAAAAGGTTTTAACTTTAGAAGAAGCCGTAAAGAAGATGACTGGTTTACCGGCCTGGAGGCTGGGCATTAAAGACAGGGGGCTTTTGAAAGAAGGCAATTGGGCTGATATAACGGTATTCGACCCGGGGAAGATCGAGGATACAGCCACCTATTTTGAACCCCACCGCTATGCCCGGGGGATTTTATATGTTATCGTTAACGGCAGGCTGGTTATCGATGAAGGAGAACATACGGGCGAATTGAGTGGAATGGTTCTGAGAAAAAACCAGAAGAGGGTACAAATTATCTGA
- a CDS encoding YaaR family protein, with protein sequence MKIRDVVANPLRNTGQEKEGKVDAARSSFQEQITRAQGRMAEERLNRLLGDIDRQGEILAERLTFNELVKYKKLIRAFLDEAVKNSFRNEESRSWNRGGRPKVYLLVNRIDERLSRLTEEILSREKDALNILKIAGEIKGLLIDLYT encoded by the coding sequence ATGAAAATAAGGGATGTAGTGGCAAACCCCTTGAGAAATACCGGTCAGGAGAAGGAAGGAAAGGTGGATGCTGCCAGGAGCAGTTTTCAGGAACAAATTACAAGGGCTCAGGGCAGGATGGCTGAAGAGAGATTAAACCGGCTGCTGGGAGATATAGACCGGCAGGGCGAGATTTTGGCTGAACGGTTAACCTTTAATGAGCTTGTAAAATACAAAAAACTGATCAGGGCATTTCTCGATGAGGCTGTTAAAAACAGTTTCAGAAATGAGGAGAGCCGTTCCTGGAACCGCGGAGGACGGCCAAAGGTTTATCTTTTGGTAAACAGGATAGATGAACGTTTATCCCGGCTTACCGAAGAGATTCTAAGCCGGGAAAAGGATGCGCTGAATATATTAAAGATAGCAGGGGAAATCAAGGGTCTTTTGATCGACCTTTATACCTAG
- a CDS encoding M20 metallopeptidase family protein has product MEYIRDKTIKRWVMDIEDDLIKIRRDFHMNPELGMEEFRTSQIVGEILEGLGLEVKRNIANTGVVGLLAGGSGGKTIALRADMDALPIQDEKKVVYASRIPGKMHACGHDAHTAILLGTAMVLSRIKDRLKGSVKFIFQPAEETVGGAEPMIREGVLENPKVDAIFGLHMAPDIETGRIGVKYGMANASSDTFRIVVKGRAAHGASPHLGVDAIAVTAQVINCLQLLISREVDPLDSAVLTIGTINGGTQSNIICDRVQMTGTLRSLNPVVRKRIIERVKQLLTGITQNFGGDCLLSLTPGYPPLLNHSEMVELVERAAKGVIGGENIIRISRPSMGVEDFAYFLQKVPGAFWRLGCRNPGKNIEHPGHNPVFDIDEDALAIGVAVHVKTVMEFLT; this is encoded by the coding sequence ATGGAATATATTAGAGATAAAACTATTAAGCGGTGGGTAATGGATATAGAGGATGATCTAATTAAAATACGCAGGGATTTTCATATGAATCCAGAACTGGGTATGGAGGAATTCAGGACTTCGCAGATAGTAGGGGAGATCCTGGAAGGATTGGGGCTGGAAGTCAAAAGGAATATTGCGAATACCGGTGTGGTCGGCCTGTTAGCAGGTGGTTCCGGCGGTAAAACGATAGCCCTCAGGGCGGATATGGATGCTTTGCCCATACAGGATGAAAAAAAGGTAGTGTATGCTTCCAGAATCCCAGGTAAGATGCATGCCTGTGGCCATGATGCCCATACGGCCATTCTCCTGGGGACGGCCATGGTGCTGTCCCGCATAAAGGACAGATTGAAGGGCAGTGTGAAATTCATCTTCCAGCCGGCCGAAGAAACGGTTGGAGGGGCAGAACCTATGATAAGGGAGGGGGTTCTGGAGAATCCGAAGGTTGATGCCATATTCGGCCTCCATATGGCCCCCGATATAGAGACTGGCAGGATAGGTGTAAAGTACGGCATGGCCAATGCTTCCTCTGATACCTTTCGGATCGTCGTTAAAGGCAGGGCGGCCCACGGAGCTTCACCTCATTTAGGGGTTGATGCCATAGCAGTTACAGCCCAGGTGATAAACTGCTTACAGCTGCTGATAAGCCGGGAGGTAGACCCTCTTGACTCTGCCGTTCTGACTATAGGGACCATAAACGGGGGAACCCAGAGCAACATAATATGCGACAGGGTGCAGATGACGGGCACCCTAAGGAGCCTTAACCCCGTTGTGAGAAAGAGAATTATAGAGAGAGTAAAACAGCTGCTTACGGGTATAACACAGAATTTCGGCGGGGATTGCCTCTTAAGTCTAACCCCCGGATATCCACCCCTTTTAAACCACAGTGAGATGGTGGAACTGGTTGAAAGGGCGGCAAAAGGGGTAATAGGTGGGGAGAATATCATAAGAATATCAAGGCCAAGTATGGGGGTTGAGGATTTCGCATATTTCCTTCAGAAGGTCCCGGGGGCCTTCTGGAGGCTGGGATGCAGAAACCCCGGCAAAAATATAGAACACCCCGGCCATAATCCCGTGTTTGATATTGATGAGGATGCCCTGGCGATAGGGGTTGCAGTCCATGTAAAAACCGTAATGGAATTTTTAACCTGA
- the tmk gene encoding dTMP kinase, producing the protein MKGFFITMEGTDGSGKTTQIELLARYLDEKGIKNLVTREPGGTRIGDRIREILLEKEYTEMRGETEVLLYAASRAQHVAQVILPALKEGYTVLCDRFVDASIAYQGEGRGIDADRIVGINEIATMGLKPHLTILLDIDPRTGLKRKRNKQNRDRMEKEEIEFYDRVRRGYLKLAEREPERIKKVDASRDEAAVHSEIVIIIENLFKRDK; encoded by the coding sequence TTGAAGGGTTTTTTTATAACGATGGAAGGCACTGACGGTTCCGGGAAAACGACCCAGATAGAGCTTTTAGCCCGTTACCTGGATGAAAAAGGGATAAAGAATCTGGTTACCCGGGAACCAGGGGGTACGAGAATAGGTGACAGGATAAGGGAGATTCTCCTTGAAAAGGAGTACACAGAAATGAGGGGAGAAACGGAGGTACTGCTGTATGCCGCTTCTAGAGCCCAGCATGTAGCCCAGGTCATTTTGCCTGCCCTCAAAGAAGGGTATACCGTTTTATGTGACCGCTTTGTCGATGCCAGCATTGCTTATCAGGGTGAAGGCAGGGGCATAGATGCAGACAGGATAGTAGGGATTAACGAAATAGCTACTATGGGATTAAAGCCCCATCTTACCATTTTGCTGGATATTGACCCTCGAACAGGGTTAAAACGAAAGAGGAATAAGCAAAACAGGGACAGGATGGAGAAGGAAGAGATTGAGTTTTATGACAGGGTTAGAAGGGGTTATTTAAAGCTGGCGGAACGGGAACCGGAAAGAATAAAAAAGGTTGATGCATCCCGCGATGAAGCGGCAGTCCATTCTGAAATAGTAATTATTATAGAAAACCTGTTTAAGCGGGATAAATAA
- a CDS encoding 4Fe-4S binding protein encodes MTFNRNFGQGDKVKAAEAITPDKGWKDLPIGGIIPAAGNAESYETGDWRTFRPVCISEKCVHCLMCWRFCPDSAIIPEDGKFKQFDYHHCKGCGICVNVCPTKAIYFVSEDEISKADSEEKEKI; translated from the coding sequence ATGACCTTTAACAGGAACTTCGGTCAGGGTGATAAAGTAAAGGCTGCGGAAGCTATTACCCCTGATAAGGGATGGAAAGACCTCCCTATAGGAGGAATAATACCTGCTGCAGGTAATGCTGAGTCTTACGAGACGGGGGATTGGAGGACCTTCAGGCCCGTATGTATTTCTGAAAAATGTGTTCACTGTCTTATGTGCTGGAGATTCTGTCCCGATTCAGCTATAATACCTGAAGACGGCAAATTTAAACAGTTCGATTACCATCACTGTAAGGGCTGCGGGATATGTGTGAATGTATGCCCTACAAAAGCTATATATTTTGTCAGCGAAGATGAGATATCGAAGGCAGATTCTGAAGAAAAAGAGAAGATATAA